The following proteins are encoded in a genomic region of Cricetulus griseus strain 17A/GY chromosome 7, alternate assembly CriGri-PICRH-1.0, whole genome shotgun sequence:
- the Cep95 gene encoding centrosomal protein of 95 kDa isoform X7 — translation MASSEAEWVQMANNLLFKCHIHLRIHELEDCDANVFIALYQSILGEKVPDLIVISRSQEDDAHNVQSVIDSLALDYLQVSLSHITGENIVKGDKESIKNLLEIFDGLLEYLTEHISEASHPNSENEKYFKDSYREEPVEELESVKESKSPWKKVSFGRCSFSSDTLGPTWDEDEAESTGEIIRLGDTAHTFSIRSHGAQNSMDMQSSKVLASPGTKPYEEVWNPISLSFPSKNGMTFEAAETPSLSMVTSARKLGEPIRAAIPLHPPYHPSESRAPCPIGKEYLRSSHHYSPAVTSGEHSALYVEPDDKVVLTSMLSKDDEQETCLAPTQSPRTRRLPKGKRNENRAVASSEYRPCPQKARKWLTEEELHAVSEKLNQRLSELDWMLKNALGNRAADRTDGETGDEEVHGGNEEELLSQNSDSIMECGPKKPRPGFFMSRKSPYRSHSLSPSSVNKHRQLEKEHKTQHKSKGPGSRRLQAEALTEAFERELRKNKVQENIGLRGISDEEASAEETEKAYREVIPKGTPKQSQIQRIYSRKTAAPSPKGGSLKSSKAAMMKVNECSLLPLMLEQFPFLYVSDPTLTKMWKQQIAQIEQLKREAQRENRSKKKLQDEIEEALRRHDLLTTLVKKEYEHNKRLIFKKLFEEGLQIQKQRLRDLRNYAKEKRNEEKRQHQNELYSMENYYKDQFSLLAEAISQERQELKAREKSQAQTLHKVKRELRAKMEKEIQQLQYIITQNDDDAFFRELEAERFKARLQLASFQYSKNPFPRGQAS, via the exons ATGGCCAGCTCAGAGGCTG AATGggtacaaatggccaataaccttctttttaaatgtcacatACACCTGAGGATACATGAACTTGAAGACTGTGATGCTAATGTTTTTATTGCGCTTTATCAGTCCATTTTGGGAGAAAAGGTACCAG ACCTCATAGTTATCTCCAGGAGTCAAGAGGACGATGCCCACAATGTACAGTCGGTGATTGACTCACTGGCCTTGGATTACCTTCAGGTCAGCTTGTCTCACATAACAG GAGAAAACATAGTGAAAGGGGATAAGGAATCTATCAAGAATCTCCTAGAAATATTTGATGGATTGTTGGAGTATCTGACAGAACACATCAGTGAAGCATCTCACCCCAACA GTGAAAATGAAAAGTACTTTAAAGACTCCTATAGAGAAGAACCTGTGGAAGAGCTGGAAAGTGTCAAGGAGTCCAAGTCACCATGGAAAAAAGTTTCTTTTGGGAG GTGCTCCTTTTCATCTGATACTTTGGGGCCCACCTGGGATGAAGACGAAGCAGAATCCACGGGTGAAATTATAAGGCTTGGAGACACCGCACATACCTTTTCCATAAGAAGTCATG GTGCTCAAAATTCCATGGACATGCAGTCTAGCAAAGTTTTAGCTTCACCAGGCACTAAACCATATGAGGAAGTGTGGAACCCCATCTCATTGAGTTTTCCATCTAAGAACGGAATGACTTTTGAAG CAGCAGAAACCCCTTCTCTGAGTATGGTTACAAGTGCCAGGAAATTAGGTGAGCCAATCAGAGCTGCCATTCCCTTACATCCTCCCTACCATCCTTCTGAGTCTCGAGCACCTTGTCCCATAGGGAAGGAATACCTCCGTTCAAGTCACCACTACTCGCCTGCTGTGACTTCCGGAGAGCATTCAGCACTTTATGTG GAACCAGATGATAAAGTTGTCTTAACTTCCATGTTATCTAAAGATGATGAACAGGAAACATGTCTAGCTCCGACTCAAAGCCCCAGGACAAGGAGGCTTCCTAAAGGGAAAAG aaatgaaaatagagcTGTGGCCTCCTCAGAGTATCGGCCTTGCCCTCAGAAGGCCAGGAAGTGGCTAACAGAAGAAGAATTGCATGCAGTATCAGAGAAACTCAATCAGCGGCTCTCTGAACTAGACTGG aTGTTAAAAAATGCCCTGGGCAACCGAGCAGCAGATAGGACTGACGGTGAGACTGGAGATGAAGAGGTGCACGGTGGAAATGAGGAGGAGCTGCTGTCACAGAACAGTGACAGCATCATGGAGTGCGGACCAAAGAAGCCCAGGCCAG GATTTTTCATGTCCAGAAAGTCACCTTACAGGTCCCATTCACTGTCACCATCTTCAGTAAACAAACATAGACAATTAGAGAAAGAGCACAAAACGCAGCACAAGTCTAAAGGACCAGGCTCACGTCGATTACAAGCAGAG GCATTAACTGAAGCATTTGAACGGgaactaagaaaaaataaagttcaagaGAACATTGGACTTCGAGGGATAAGTGATGAGGAGGCGTCGGCAGAGGAAACA GAAAAAGCATACAGAGAGGTCATTCCTAAAGGAACTCCAAAACAGAGTCAGATCCAGAGGATTTACTCCAGAAAAACTGCAGCTCCAAGTCCAAAAGGTGGTTCCCTGAAGTCGAGCAAGGCAGCTATGA TGAAAGTGAATGAATGTAGCCTTCTGCCCCTGATGCTGGAGCAGTTTCCATTTCTCTATGTCTCTGACCCAACACTGACCAAAATGTGGAAGCAGCAAATAGCACAGATTGAACAACTCAaaagagaagcacagagagaaaacagatcaAAGAAGAAACTCCAGGATGAA ATAGAAGAAGCCCTGAGAAGACATGACCTCCTTACTACCCTTGTCAAGAAAGAATATGAACATAACAAGAGATTG ATCTTTAAGAAACTATTTGAAGAAGGTTTACAAATTCAGAAGCAAAGACTACGAGACTTAAGAAACTACGCCAAAGAGAAACGTAATGAAGAAAAGAGACAGCACCAGAATGAACTGTACTCAATGGAAAACTACTATAAGGACCAG TTTTCATTGCTGGCAGAAGCCATATCACAGGAGCGtcaggaactcaaagcaagaGAGAAATCTCAGGCTCAG ACATTACATAAGGTGAAGAGGGAGCTGAGAGCCAAGATGGAGAAGGAGATCCAGCAACTGCAGTACATAATAACCCAGAATGACGACGATGCTTTCTTCCGGGAACTAGAAGCAGAGCGTTTCAAAGCTCGGCTGCAGCTGGCTTCCTTCCAGTACAGTAAAAATCCTTTTCCAAGAGGCCAGGCGTCATAG
- the Cep95 gene encoding centrosomal protein of 95 kDa isoform X4: MASSEAEWVQMANNLLFKCHIHLRIHELEDCDANVFIALYQSILGEKVPDLIVISRSQEDDAHNVQSVIDSLALDYLQVSLSHITGENIVKGDKESIKNLLEIFDGLLEYLTEHISEASHPNSENEKYFKDSYREEPVEELESVKESKSPWKKVSFGRCSFSSDTLGPTWDEDEAESTGEIIRLGDTAHTFSIRSHGAQNSMDMQSSKVLASPGTKPYEEVWNPISLSFPSKNGMTFEAAETPSLSMVTSARKLGKEYLRSSHHYSPAVTSGEHSALYVEPDDKVVLTSMLSKDDEQETCLAPTQSPRTRRLPKGKRNENRAVASSEYRPCPQKARKWLTEEELHAVSEKLNQRLSELDWMLKNALGNRAADRTDGETGDEEVHGGNEEELLSQNSDSIMECGPKKPRPGFFMSRKSPYRSHSLSPSSVNKHRQLEKEHKTQHKSKGPGSRRLQAEALTEAFERELRKNKVQENIGLRGISDEEASAEETEKAYREVIPKGTPKQSQIQRIYSRKTAAPSPKGGSLKSSKAAMMKVNECSLLPLMLEQFPFLYVSDPTLTKMWKQQIAQIEQLKREAQRENRSKKKLQDEIEEALRRHDLLTTLVKKEYEHNKRLQDFKDRIHRQRLTKSKIKENRQQIVRARKYYDDYRVQLCAKMMRMRTREEMIFKKLFEEGLQIQKQRLRDLRNYAKEKRNEEKRQHQNELYSMENYYKDQFSLLAEAISQERQELKAREKSQAQTLHKVKRELRAKMEKEIQQLQYIITQNDDDAFFRELEAERFKARLQLASFQYSKNPFPRGQAS; the protein is encoded by the exons ATGGCCAGCTCAGAGGCTG AATGggtacaaatggccaataaccttctttttaaatgtcacatACACCTGAGGATACATGAACTTGAAGACTGTGATGCTAATGTTTTTATTGCGCTTTATCAGTCCATTTTGGGAGAAAAGGTACCAG ACCTCATAGTTATCTCCAGGAGTCAAGAGGACGATGCCCACAATGTACAGTCGGTGATTGACTCACTGGCCTTGGATTACCTTCAGGTCAGCTTGTCTCACATAACAG GAGAAAACATAGTGAAAGGGGATAAGGAATCTATCAAGAATCTCCTAGAAATATTTGATGGATTGTTGGAGTATCTGACAGAACACATCAGTGAAGCATCTCACCCCAACA GTGAAAATGAAAAGTACTTTAAAGACTCCTATAGAGAAGAACCTGTGGAAGAGCTGGAAAGTGTCAAGGAGTCCAAGTCACCATGGAAAAAAGTTTCTTTTGGGAG GTGCTCCTTTTCATCTGATACTTTGGGGCCCACCTGGGATGAAGACGAAGCAGAATCCACGGGTGAAATTATAAGGCTTGGAGACACCGCACATACCTTTTCCATAAGAAGTCATG GTGCTCAAAATTCCATGGACATGCAGTCTAGCAAAGTTTTAGCTTCACCAGGCACTAAACCATATGAGGAAGTGTGGAACCCCATCTCATTGAGTTTTCCATCTAAGAACGGAATGACTTTTGAAG CAGCAGAAACCCCTTCTCTGAGTATGGTTACAAGTGCCAGGAAATTAG GGAAGGAATACCTCCGTTCAAGTCACCACTACTCGCCTGCTGTGACTTCCGGAGAGCATTCAGCACTTTATGTG GAACCAGATGATAAAGTTGTCTTAACTTCCATGTTATCTAAAGATGATGAACAGGAAACATGTCTAGCTCCGACTCAAAGCCCCAGGACAAGGAGGCTTCCTAAAGGGAAAAG aaatgaaaatagagcTGTGGCCTCCTCAGAGTATCGGCCTTGCCCTCAGAAGGCCAGGAAGTGGCTAACAGAAGAAGAATTGCATGCAGTATCAGAGAAACTCAATCAGCGGCTCTCTGAACTAGACTGG aTGTTAAAAAATGCCCTGGGCAACCGAGCAGCAGATAGGACTGACGGTGAGACTGGAGATGAAGAGGTGCACGGTGGAAATGAGGAGGAGCTGCTGTCACAGAACAGTGACAGCATCATGGAGTGCGGACCAAAGAAGCCCAGGCCAG GATTTTTCATGTCCAGAAAGTCACCTTACAGGTCCCATTCACTGTCACCATCTTCAGTAAACAAACATAGACAATTAGAGAAAGAGCACAAAACGCAGCACAAGTCTAAAGGACCAGGCTCACGTCGATTACAAGCAGAG GCATTAACTGAAGCATTTGAACGGgaactaagaaaaaataaagttcaagaGAACATTGGACTTCGAGGGATAAGTGATGAGGAGGCGTCGGCAGAGGAAACA GAAAAAGCATACAGAGAGGTCATTCCTAAAGGAACTCCAAAACAGAGTCAGATCCAGAGGATTTACTCCAGAAAAACTGCAGCTCCAAGTCCAAAAGGTGGTTCCCTGAAGTCGAGCAAGGCAGCTATGA TGAAAGTGAATGAATGTAGCCTTCTGCCCCTGATGCTGGAGCAGTTTCCATTTCTCTATGTCTCTGACCCAACACTGACCAAAATGTGGAAGCAGCAAATAGCACAGATTGAACAACTCAaaagagaagcacagagagaaaacagatcaAAGAAGAAACTCCAGGATGAA ATAGAAGAAGCCCTGAGAAGACATGACCTCCTTACTACCCTTGTCAAGAAAGAATATGAACATAACAAGAGATTG CAAGACTTCAAGGACCGAATTCATAGACAAAGGTTGACGAaatcaaagataaaagaaaatcgTCAGCAAATTGTTCGTGCCCGAAAATACTATGATGATTACAGAGTTCAGTTATGTGCAAAGATGATGAGGATGAGAACCCGGGAAGAAATG ATCTTTAAGAAACTATTTGAAGAAGGTTTACAAATTCAGAAGCAAAGACTACGAGACTTAAGAAACTACGCCAAAGAGAAACGTAATGAAGAAAAGAGACAGCACCAGAATGAACTGTACTCAATGGAAAACTACTATAAGGACCAG TTTTCATTGCTGGCAGAAGCCATATCACAGGAGCGtcaggaactcaaagcaagaGAGAAATCTCAGGCTCAG ACATTACATAAGGTGAAGAGGGAGCTGAGAGCCAAGATGGAGAAGGAGATCCAGCAACTGCAGTACATAATAACCCAGAATGACGACGATGCTTTCTTCCGGGAACTAGAAGCAGAGCGTTTCAAAGCTCGGCTGCAGCTGGCTTCCTTCCAGTACAGTAAAAATCCTTTTCCAAGAGGCCAGGCGTCATAG